The Xiphophorus couchianus chromosome 5, X_couchianus-1.0, whole genome shotgun sequence genome includes a region encoding these proteins:
- the slc8a1a gene encoding sodium/calcium exchanger 1a isoform X19, whose protein sequence is MRLCREIYRKVQGRDRPAPSNIVSITDGVCEEVLTKKEEEERRIAEMGRPTLGEHVRLEVIIEESYEFKNTVDKLIKKTNLALVIGTNSWREQFVEAITVSSGDDDDDDCGEEKMPSCFDYVMHFLTVFWKLLFAFVPPTDYWNGWACFVVSISVIGMLTAIIGDLASHFGCTVGLKDSVTAVVFVALGTSVPDTFASKVAAIQDQYADASIGNVTGSNAVNVFLGIGLAWSIAAVYHYSKGQEFRVDPGTLAFSVTLFTIFAFICIAVLIYRRRPAIGGELGGPRVPKILTSCLFFSLWLMYIIFSSLEAYCHVKGF, encoded by the exons ATGGGGTGTGTGAGGAAGTTTTGAcaaagaaggaggaggaggagcggcgGATCGCAGAGATGGGCAGACCGACGTTGGGCGAACACGTCCGACTGGAGGTCATCATCGAGGAATCGTACGAGTTCAAG AACACGGTGGATAAACTGATTAAGAAGACCAACCTGGCTCTGGTGATCGGGACGAACAGCTGGAGGGAGCAGTTTGTGGAGGCCATCACTGTCAGCTCAG gtgatgatgatgatgatgactgcGGTGAAGAAAAAATGCCTTCCTGTTTTGACTACGTCATGCACTTCCTGACTGTCTTCTGGAAGCTTCTGTTTGCCTTTGTTCCTCCAACGGACTACTGGAACGGCTGGGCCTGCTTCGTCGTCTCCATCTCCGTCATCGGCATGCTGACCGCCATCATCGGAGACCTGGCCTCGCATTTTGGCTGCACGGTCGGCCTCAAAGACTCCGTCACCGCCGTGGTGTTCGTCGCGTTGGGTACTTCAGTACCAG ACACCTTTGCCAGTAAAGTGGCAGCGATCCAGGACCAATACGCGGACGCCTCCATCGGGAACGTCACAGGAAGTAACGCCGTCAACGTCTTCCTGGGCATTGGCTTGGCGTGGTCCATCGCCGCCGTCTACCACTACAGCAAGGGCCAGGAGTTCAGGGTGGACCCGGGAACGCTGGCCTTCTCCGTCACGCTCTTCACCATCTTTGCTTTCATCTGCATCGCCGTCCTGATCTACCGGCGCCGGCCGGCCATCGGCGGGGAGCTGGGCGGCCCGCGTGTTCCTAAAATCCTGACTTCCTGCCTGTTCTTCAGCCTGTGGTTGATGTACATCATCTTCTCGTCGCTGGAGGCGTACTGCCACGTCAAGGGCTTCTAG
- the slc8a1a gene encoding sodium/calcium exchanger 1a isoform X18 yields the protein MRLCGFVQTGREIYRKVQGRDRPAPSNIVSITDGVCEEVLTKKEEEERRIAEMGRPTLGEHVRLEVIIEESYEFKNTVDKLIKKTNLALVIGTNSWREQFVEAITVSSGDDDDDDCGEEKMPSCFDYVMHFLTVFWKLLFAFVPPTDYWNGWACFVVSISVIGMLTAIIGDLASHFGCTVGLKDSVTAVVFVALGTSVPDTFASKVAAIQDQYADASIGNVTGSNAVNVFLGIGLAWSIAAVYHYSKGQEFRVDPGTLAFSVTLFTIFAFICIAVLIYRRRPAIGGELGGPRVPKILTSCLFFSLWLMYIIFSSLEAYCHVKGF from the exons ATGGGGTGTGTGAGGAAGTTTTGAcaaagaaggaggaggaggagcggcgGATCGCAGAGATGGGCAGACCGACGTTGGGCGAACACGTCCGACTGGAGGTCATCATCGAGGAATCGTACGAGTTCAAG AACACGGTGGATAAACTGATTAAGAAGACCAACCTGGCTCTGGTGATCGGGACGAACAGCTGGAGGGAGCAGTTTGTGGAGGCCATCACTGTCAGCTCAG gtgatgatgatgatgatgactgcGGTGAAGAAAAAATGCCTTCCTGTTTTGACTACGTCATGCACTTCCTGACTGTCTTCTGGAAGCTTCTGTTTGCCTTTGTTCCTCCAACGGACTACTGGAACGGCTGGGCCTGCTTCGTCGTCTCCATCTCCGTCATCGGCATGCTGACCGCCATCATCGGAGACCTGGCCTCGCATTTTGGCTGCACGGTCGGCCTCAAAGACTCCGTCACCGCCGTGGTGTTCGTCGCGTTGGGTACTTCAGTACCAG ACACCTTTGCCAGTAAAGTGGCAGCGATCCAGGACCAATACGCGGACGCCTCCATCGGGAACGTCACAGGAAGTAACGCCGTCAACGTCTTCCTGGGCATTGGCTTGGCGTGGTCCATCGCCGCCGTCTACCACTACAGCAAGGGCCAGGAGTTCAGGGTGGACCCGGGAACGCTGGCCTTCTCCGTCACGCTCTTCACCATCTTTGCTTTCATCTGCATCGCCGTCCTGATCTACCGGCGCCGGCCGGCCATCGGCGGGGAGCTGGGCGGCCCGCGTGTTCCTAAAATCCTGACTTCCTGCCTGTTCTTCAGCCTGTGGTTGATGTACATCATCTTCTCGTCGCTGGAGGCGTACTGCCACGTCAAGGGCTTCTAG